A portion of the Bacillus thuringiensis genome contains these proteins:
- the groES gene encoding co-chaperone GroES: protein MLKPLGDRVVIELVQAEEKTASGIVLPDTAKEKPQEGKVVAVGTGRVLENGERVALEVAAGDLIIFSKYAGTEVKYEGTDYLILRESDILAVIG, encoded by the coding sequence ATGCTAAAGCCATTAGGTGATCGCGTTGTAATTGAGCTTGTTCAAGCAGAAGAAAAAACAGCAAGTGGTATTGTATTACCAGATACTGCAAAAGAAAAACCACAAGAGGGTAAAGTTGTTGCAGTAGGTACTGGTCGAGTGCTTGAAAATGGTGAGCGTGTTGCTTTAGAGGTAGCAGCAGGTGATCTTATCATCTTCTCAAAATATGCAGGTACTGAAGTGAAATATGAAGGTACAGACTACTTGATTTTACGTGAAAGTGACATTTTAGCAGTTATCGGTTAA
- a CDS encoding YdiK family protein, with protein sequence MRNSPLFMAALYFLLGCIFTRFAITNVTDTIWNVWTILFAVMATIDFNLALRLILVKFTKKKQ encoded by the coding sequence ATGAGAAACTCACCATTGTTCATGGCTGCACTATACTTCCTTCTTGGATGTATCTTTACACGCTTCGCCATTACGAACGTGACAGATACAATCTGGAATGTGTGGACAATACTATTTGCAGTTATGGCAACAATTGATTTTAATTTGGCACTTCGCCTTATATTAGTTAAATTCACAAAGAAGAAACAATAA
- a CDS encoding redox-sensing transcriptional repressor Rex: MDQQKIPQATAKRLPLYYRFIQNLSLSGKQRVSSAELSEAVKVDSATIRRDFSYFGALGKKGYGYNVNYLLSFFRETLDQDDITRVALIGVGNLGTAFLHYNFTKNNNTKIEMAFDVSEEKVGTEIGGIPVYHLDELEERLSNDIQVAILTVPATVAQAVADRLAETSVHGILNFTPARLNVSENIRIHHIDLAVELQTLVYFLKNYPQ, encoded by the coding sequence ATGGATCAGCAAAAGATTCCACAAGCCACTGCTAAAAGATTGCCTCTATACTATCGATTTATCCAAAACTTATCTCTTTCTGGTAAGCAGCGTGTTTCATCGGCCGAATTGAGTGAAGCGGTAAAAGTAGATTCCGCAACAATACGAAGAGATTTTTCGTATTTTGGAGCGTTAGGGAAAAAGGGATACGGATATAACGTAAATTATTTATTATCATTTTTCCGCGAAACACTTGATCAAGATGATATCACGCGTGTAGCACTTATTGGAGTAGGTAATTTAGGGACCGCTTTCTTACATTATAATTTCACGAAAAACAATAATACAAAAATTGAAATGGCATTTGATGTTAGTGAAGAGAAAGTTGGAACAGAAATCGGGGGCATTCCTGTATACCATTTAGATGAATTAGAAGAGAGATTATCAAATGATATACAAGTGGCAATATTAACAGTACCGGCTACAGTAGCACAAGCTGTAGCAGATAGATTAGCTGAAACGAGCGTGCATGGTATTTTGAATTTCACACCAGCACGATTAAACGTATCAGAGAATATTAGAATTCATCATATTGATTTAGCTGTAGAGTTACAAACATTAGTTTACTTTTTGAAAAACTATCCACAATAA
- a CDS encoding CPBP family intramembrane glutamic endopeptidase, with protein sequence MKKQYWWVIVTYILMQLSGVVGLPLLLKTGLYDNRGFTIEEKGQIITGHWAIISFFVALCIVLWLLRTDIRDRHLDSTRSSVPATIGWIFIGLFLAFFSQIVAGMIEMQLLGIKQGSENTMKLMEIARTTPWFLIVVSIIGPILEEIVFRKILFGALYKKFNFFIAAIISSLVFAAIHFDFTHLLVYTSMGLVFAFLYVKTKRIIVPIAAHVAMNTLVAIGQIFMSNEQIQEMIKEAEKMQGFIGGFFV encoded by the coding sequence TTGAAAAAACAATATTGGTGGGTTATCGTTACATACATTTTAATGCAGTTATCTGGCGTTGTTGGATTACCACTTCTCCTAAAAACAGGACTCTATGATAATAGAGGGTTTACCATTGAGGAAAAAGGACAAATCATAACGGGACACTGGGCAATTATTAGCTTCTTTGTTGCATTATGTATCGTACTTTGGTTACTTAGAACAGATATTCGTGACAGGCATTTAGATTCAACGCGCTCTTCTGTTCCAGCTACAATTGGATGGATTTTCATCGGATTATTCTTAGCTTTCTTTTCACAAATAGTTGCCGGTATGATCGAGATGCAACTACTAGGAATTAAACAAGGTTCAGAAAATACAATGAAACTGATGGAAATTGCACGAACTACGCCTTGGTTCCTTATTGTTGTATCTATAATCGGACCTATCTTAGAAGAAATCGTATTTAGAAAAATTTTATTCGGTGCACTTTATAAGAAGTTCAACTTCTTTATTGCAGCTATCATTAGTTCGCTTGTATTCGCAGCAATTCATTTTGATTTTACTCACTTATTGGTATACACTTCTATGGGGCTCGTATTCGCCTTTTTATATGTAAAAACGAAGCGAATTATCGTTCCTATTGCAGCTCATGTTGCGATGAATACATTAGTCGCTATTGGGCAAATTTTTATGAGCAATGAGCAAATTCAAGAAATGATTAAAGAAGCTGAAAAAATGCAAGGCTTTATCGGAGGATTTTTTGTATGA